One Brassica oleracea var. oleracea cultivar TO1000 chromosome C7, BOL, whole genome shotgun sequence genomic window carries:
- the LOC106302388 gene encoding uncharacterized protein LOC106302388 gives MFNTIYINVGNLFIIRRCRDRQIQSFVAEIQGLQLKLTDGRDAVLWKQGIGDYGTTFVSTETWNQISQQTEKVLWSKIVWFPQGVPRFGFIIWLAIRDRLSTGHRSSVWGQPQHCLYCGEPDETRDHLFFACPYTFTLWLKMVGNLLGTDPDPDWNTTLSTIMTRPYDRLTFILLRLVLQATIYYLWREPNERKHHTSSKTVDQLAKMINKTVRNRITSTNYSTNPRLDGLMQ, from the coding sequence ATGTTCAACACGATATATATAAACGTTGGAAACTTATTTATTATCCGTAGATGTCGTGATAGACAAATCCAAAGCTTTGTTGCTGAGATACAAGGGCTTCAACTTAAACTCACTGATGGAAGAGATGCGGTGTTATGGAAGCAAGGCATTGGCGATTATGGCACCACATTTGTCTCCACGGAAACTTGGAATCAAATCAGCCAGCAGACGGAGAAAGTTTTATGGAGTAAAATTGTGTGGTTTCCTCAAGGTGTTCCACGGTTTGGGTTTATCATTTGGCTTGCAATCAGAGATAGACTCTCCACTGGTCATCGCTCTAGTGTTTGGGGCCAGCCGCAACATTGCCTCTACTGTGGTGAGCCTGATGAGACTAGGGATCACCTATTTTTTGCCTGCCCTTACACGTTCACGCTCTGGCTGAAGATGGTAGGAAACTTGCTCGGGACTGATCCAGACCCTGACTGGAATACCACGCTGTCTACGATTATGACAAGACCCTACGATCGCCTCACATTCATTCTTCTGAGACTGGTCCTGCAAGCCACTATCTACTACCTCTGGCGAGAACCTAATGAGAGGAAACATCACACTAGTAGTAAGACAGTCGACCAGCTTGCCAAGATGATCAACAAGACTGTTCGGAATCGCATTACTTCTACTAATTACTCCACCAACCCGAGGTTAGATGGTTTGATGCAATGA